From one Nitrospira sp. MA-1 genomic stretch:
- a CDS encoding RidA family protein, whose protein sequence is MNITQIRIDPDPYEPYRLSQGYRVGDLLFISGQTAIDTSGQIVGVGNFDVQGKQTFDNLERVLRAGGSSLRNVIKVTIFLTDMTHFDKIVELRGQRFTPPYPADTIVEVRSLYSPDAMIEIEAIAVADSAAERK, encoded by the coding sequence ATGAACATCACACAAATCCGGATCGACCCCGATCCCTACGAACCCTATCGTCTTTCACAGGGTTATCGGGTCGGGGATCTGCTCTTTATCTCAGGCCAGACTGCCATCGATACAAGCGGTCAGATTGTCGGCGTAGGCAACTTTGATGTCCAGGGAAAACAGACATTTGATAATCTTGAGCGGGTACTCCGTGCGGGAGGGTCGAGCTTACGGAACGTCATCAAAGTGACGATCTTCCTGACCGACATGACCCATTTCGATAAAATCGTGGAACTCCGCGGTCAACGGTTTACGCCTCCCTATCCCGCAGACACCATCGTGGAAGTCCGCTCCCTTTACTCCCCCGACGCGATGATTGAGATTGAAGCCATTGCCGTTGCCGATTCGGCGGCAGAGCGGAAATAA
- a CDS encoding MBL fold metallo-hydrolase: MTRVTEIAPDHYSISIYVPEFNLRFNHFLIKDEEPLLFHTGMKRMFPMIQEAVARVIDPTTLRWISFSHFEADECGALNEWLTIAPQAEPVCGLVGALVSVNDFSHRQARMLAHDEILETGKYRLRFRQTPHVPHNWEAGLLFEEVTRTLLCSDLFSHEGDVEAVTESDIVEPAKRALIEGQNSAFANAYPYTPLTEPILHGLADLQPKQLALMHGSVFVGDGKQALHDLTSVMREILGKSAERLPQ, translated from the coding sequence ATAACCAGAGTGACAGAGATTGCTCCCGACCACTATTCAATTTCTATCTATGTTCCCGAATTCAATCTGCGGTTTAACCACTTTCTGATCAAGGACGAGGAGCCGCTGCTGTTTCACACCGGGATGAAGCGGATGTTTCCGATGATACAGGAGGCAGTCGCACGCGTCATTGATCCGACCACGCTACGATGGATTTCATTCAGTCATTTCGAGGCGGATGAATGTGGGGCGCTCAACGAATGGCTGACCATCGCTCCACAGGCGGAACCGGTGTGCGGCCTGGTCGGGGCACTCGTCAGTGTGAACGACTTTTCTCATCGTCAGGCCCGCATGCTCGCGCATGACGAAATTCTGGAAACCGGAAAATATCGACTGCGGTTCCGCCAGACTCCGCATGTCCCGCATAATTGGGAAGCAGGCCTTTTATTCGAGGAGGTCACCCGTACCTTACTGTGCTCGGACCTGTTCTCTCATGAGGGAGATGTGGAGGCGGTGACCGAATCGGATATCGTCGAACCTGCCAAACGGGCGTTGATCGAAGGGCAGAACAGCGCGTTTGCCAATGCCTACCCCTACACTCCCTTGACTGAGCCAATACTGCATGGCCTGGCAGATCTCCAGCCAAAACAGTTGGCGCTCATGCATGGGTCCGTTTTCGTGGGAGATGGAAAACAAGCGCTTCACGACCTGACGTCCGTCATGCGGGAAATACTGGGGAAGAGCGCAGAGCGTTTGCCTCAATAA
- a CDS encoding OsmC family protein, with product MSEHKITVEWKRASEDFSYESYNRDHILVFEGGIRVPASAVPAYGGNPAHVNPEEAFVAALSSCHMLTFLAMAAKKRFVVDCYIDHAVGLLEKNQNKKLAITRAILRPQVMFGGPTLPTREQIHALHERAHSECFIANSVTTEVTVEAE from the coding sequence ATGTCTGAGCATAAGATCACGGTAGAATGGAAGAGGGCATCGGAAGACTTTTCGTACGAGTCTTATAATCGAGACCATATCTTGGTATTTGAAGGTGGTATTCGAGTTCCTGCCTCGGCTGTTCCTGCCTATGGCGGGAATCCCGCTCATGTGAATCCTGAGGAAGCCTTCGTGGCGGCCTTGTCGAGCTGTCATATGCTCACTTTCCTGGCGATGGCAGCCAAGAAACGGTTCGTTGTAGATTGCTATATTGATCACGCCGTTGGATTATTGGAAAAAAATCAGAACAAAAAGCTTGCCATTACACGTGCCATTTTACGTCCTCAAGTGATGTTCGGTGGACCGACTCTTCCGACTCGGGAACAGATACACGCCCTCCATGAGCGAGCCCATAGCGAATGTTTCATTGCCAATTCAGTGACGACAGAGGTCACGGTTGAAGCAGAATAA